A genomic window from Gammaproteobacteria bacterium includes:
- a CDS encoding leucine-rich repeat domain-containing protein, with amino-acid sequence VLDLGDNAVGDITALGSLGHLRVLDLSNNAVSDLWPLSGLTALRRLDLSGNRVADLRPLSELRHLEVLVLDGNEVSDLAPLWGLQKLAHLDMGKNRLEDAAPLGEARSLQRLDLADNRLRDIRVLGDLEKLVWLRVSGNPITDFSPLDRPTSVRWLVIDAQAPGAR; translated from the coding sequence GTGCTGGACCTCGGCGACAACGCCGTGGGCGACATCACCGCGCTCGGGAGTCTCGGGCACCTGCGCGTGCTCGACCTGTCGAACAACGCCGTATCCGACCTGTGGCCACTTTCGGGACTGACGGCGCTGCGCCGGCTGGACCTGTCCGGAAACCGGGTGGCGGACCTGCGGCCGCTGTCGGAACTGCGCCACCTTGAAGTGCTGGTTCTGGACGGCAACGAGGTCTCGGACCTGGCGCCGCTATGGGGCCTGCAGAAACTCGCGCACCTCGACATGGGGAAAAACCGGTTGGAGGACGCCGCCCCGCTGGGCGAAGCGCGGTCGCTGCAGCGCTTGGACCTCGCGGACAACCGCTTGCGCGACATCCGGGTGCTCGGCGACCTGGAGAAGCTCGTGTGGTTGCGCGTTTCCGGGAATCCCATCACAGACTTCTCCCCGCTCGATCGACCGACGTCTGTCCGCTGGCTCGTAATCGACGCCCAAGCCCCGGGTGCACGGTAG
- a CDS encoding class I SAM-dependent methyltransferase has translation MTSITRGFRNTLRTSEIPTPQNGELTRVLRERGCEPVGIDSSRELIAAARTLGLDVREQDACEMEFEDEFDAVFSNAVLHWISDTDIVIGNVYRALRRGGRFVGEFGGYGNCAAIVTALVDELELRGIDGSNASPWHFPTADEFSNRLAAAGFSVPYIELIPRPTPLPEGMQGFLATFADSFAAHVARDQRNGYLSAVCDRLEPLLRRNEEWTADYVRLRFEAAKE, from the coding sequence CTGACTAGTATTACTCGAGGTTTCCGGAACACACTCCGAACCTCCGAAATCCCCACCCCGCAGAACGGCGAGTTGACACGGGTCCTGAGGGAGCGAGGCTGTGAGCCCGTCGGTATCGATTCCAGCCGCGAACTCATTGCCGCCGCGCGGACGCTTGGTCTGGACGTGCGCGAGCAGGACGCCTGCGAAATGGAATTCGAGGATGAATTTGATGCGGTGTTCAGCAATGCCGTGCTTCACTGGATAAGCGACACCGACATCGTCATCGGGAACGTGTACCGCGCGCTGCGACGCGGCGGGCGCTTCGTCGGGGAGTTCGGCGGTTACGGCAACTGCGCGGCGATCGTGACGGCTCTCGTAGATGAACTGGAACTGCGCGGCATTGACGGTTCGAATGCCAGCCCCTGGCATTTCCCGACGGCCGATGAGTTCAGCAACAGACTGGCCGCAGCGGGATTCAGTGTGCCGTACATCGAACTAATCCCGCGTCCGACGCCGCTGCCCGAAGGAATGCAGGGTTTTCTTGCGACGTTTGCAGACAGTTTTGCTGCGCATGTTGCCCGTGATCAGCGCAATGGATATCTGTCGGCTGTTTGCGACCGGCTCGAACCGCTGCTCCGGAGGAACGAGGAGTGGACCGCGGACTATGTGCGGCTGAGGTTTGAGGCCGCTAAAGAGTGA
- a CDS encoding DEAD/DEAH box helicase, translating to MPKANQTPEQAARDIIDGKLEQAGWKVQSKDRIDFGAGPAIAVREYQTDIGPADYVLFVNKNAVGVIEAKPENWGQNITKVEAQSGGYAAAKLKWLNNQEPLPFVYESTGVLTRFTDTRDPKPRSREIFGFPRPKTLQQWRDQPASLRARLQRLPVLDRERLRKCQVNAIKRLEKSFKENRPRALIQMATGSGKTYAAITSIYRLLKHVDAERILFLVDTRNLGKQAEQEFMAYMPSDDNRKFTELYGVQRLKSSFVSTDSHVCISTIQRMYSLLQDKELDEAAEEVNPAELKVRPKEPVPVAYSGKIPPEFFDFIIIDECHRSIYNLWRQVLEYFDAFLIGLTATPDKRTYGFFKKNVVSEYGHEQAVADGVNVGNEIYVIETETTQQGGQLKLNQQVEKRERLTRRSRWEVQDADVTYSPRELDRDVVNPDQIRTVIQTFRDKLPEIFPHRDEIPKTLIFAKTDSHADDIIQTVREEFGEGNEFCKKITYRATEDPDSVLAQFRNDYYPRIAVTVDMIATGTDVKPLECLLFMRDVRSRNYFEQMKGRGVRTLGHDDLRKVSPSAGSGKTHYVIVDAVGVTKSLKTASQPLDSKPSVPLKDLAMGVMMGACDEETISSLAGRLARLNQQLSPAEQSRVQEKAGGVALTAIVGNLLAAIDPDRVLDKAIEINPKAVREEASPAALEKARQALVGEAASVFDGELIELIDNIRRDKEQTIDHEGLDTLTGAGWAGDARENAAAIAQEFRRYLEDNRDEIEALTIFFEQPHRRSQVTYAMIRDVLDRLKSDRPRLAPARVWQAYALLDDYQGGQPINDLTALVALIRRVCGMDSTLSPYRNTVRRNFQIWIMTRHKGSGEKFNEQQMAWLHMIRDHIITSFHLDRSDLDMAPFDSQGGMGQMYKLFGDRMDDVIGELNEALAA from the coding sequence ATGCCAAAAGCTAACCAGACACCCGAACAGGCCGCACGCGACATCATTGACGGGAAGTTGGAGCAGGCTGGCTGGAAAGTGCAATCGAAGGACAGAATAGATTTCGGCGCTGGCCCCGCGATTGCAGTGCGCGAGTATCAGACGGACATCGGCCCTGCCGATTACGTTCTCTTTGTCAATAAAAACGCGGTCGGGGTTATCGAGGCCAAGCCGGAGAACTGGGGGCAGAACATAACGAAGGTCGAAGCGCAATCGGGCGGTTATGCCGCTGCCAAGCTCAAGTGGCTGAACAATCAGGAGCCCTTGCCGTTCGTGTATGAAAGCACCGGCGTGTTAACGCGTTTCACGGATACGCGCGATCCGAAACCCCGATCCCGCGAGATATTCGGCTTCCCTCGGCCGAAAACACTACAACAGTGGCGCGATCAGCCAGCGTCGTTGCGCGCACGCCTCCAGAGGCTACCCGTCCTGGATCGCGAGCGACTCAGGAAATGCCAGGTCAACGCGATCAAGAGGCTGGAGAAGTCCTTCAAGGAAAACCGCCCGCGCGCCCTCATTCAGATGGCCACCGGCTCGGGCAAGACGTACGCGGCCATCACGTCAATCTACCGGCTACTCAAGCATGTCGATGCCGAGCGCATCCTGTTTCTGGTGGACACGAGGAATCTGGGCAAACAGGCTGAGCAGGAGTTCATGGCCTACATGCCCAGCGACGACAACCGCAAGTTCACCGAGCTTTACGGCGTTCAGCGCCTCAAGTCGTCCTTCGTCAGCACGGATAGCCACGTCTGCATCAGCACCATCCAGCGCATGTACTCGCTCCTCCAGGACAAGGAACTGGACGAAGCCGCTGAGGAGGTCAATCCCGCAGAGCTAAAGGTACGGCCCAAGGAACCCGTGCCTGTCGCCTATAGCGGCAAGATTCCACCGGAGTTCTTCGATTTCATCATCATCGACGAGTGCCATCGCTCGATTTACAACCTCTGGCGCCAGGTGCTGGAGTACTTCGATGCCTTTCTCATCGGCCTGACCGCCACGCCGGATAAACGCACCTACGGCTTCTTCAAGAAAAACGTGGTCAGCGAATACGGCCACGAGCAAGCGGTCGCCGACGGCGTAAATGTCGGCAACGAGATCTATGTCATCGAGACGGAGACGACTCAGCAGGGCGGGCAGCTCAAGCTGAATCAGCAGGTCGAGAAGCGGGAGCGGTTGACGCGCCGCAGCCGTTGGGAGGTTCAGGATGCAGATGTCACTTACAGTCCCCGGGAACTCGACCGCGATGTAGTAAACCCGGATCAGATACGCACGGTTATCCAAACCTTCCGTGACAAGTTGCCCGAGATATTTCCTCACCGCGACGAAATCCCGAAGACACTGATCTTCGCCAAGACCGACAGCCACGCCGACGACATCATCCAGACCGTGCGTGAGGAATTCGGCGAGGGCAACGAGTTTTGCAAGAAGATCACCTATCGGGCCACCGAAGACCCGGATTCCGTGCTGGCGCAATTTCGCAACGACTACTATCCGCGTATCGCCGTGACGGTGGACATGATCGCCACCGGCACCGACGTGAAGCCGCTGGAATGCCTGCTTTTCATGCGCGACGTGCGCAGCCGCAACTATTTCGAGCAGATGAAGGGCCGCGGTGTCCGCACCCTCGGCCATGATGACTTGAGGAAAGTCTCGCCATCGGCTGGCAGCGGCAAGACCCACTATGTGATTGTCGATGCCGTCGGCGTCACCAAATCGCTGAAAACCGCGAGCCAGCCGCTGGACTCCAAGCCCTCCGTACCACTCAAGGACCTGGCAATGGGCGTGATGATGGGCGCTTGCGACGAGGAAACGATCAGTTCCCTTGCCGGCCGTCTGGCCCGGCTCAATCAGCAACTCAGCCCCGCGGAGCAGTCGCGAGTTCAGGAAAAGGCCGGCGGGGTTGCTCTCACAGCGATCGTCGGCAATCTGCTAGCTGCCATCGATCCTGATCGCGTATTAGACAAGGCTATTGAAATCAACCCCAAGGCCGTCCGCGAGGAGGCATCGCCCGCAGCCTTAGAAAAGGCTCGGCAAGCCTTGGTCGGCGAAGCCGCCAGCGTATTCGATGGCGAATTGATTGAGTTGATTGACAACATTCGCCGCGACAAGGAACAGACCATCGACCATGAGGGCCTGGACACCCTGACCGGTGCCGGATGGGCGGGCGACGCCCGGGAAAACGCGGCAGCGATCGCGCAGGAGTTCAGGCGATACCTGGAAGACAACCGCGACGAGATCGAGGCGCTGACTATCTTCTTCGAGCAGCCGCACCGCCGCAGCCAGGTGACCTACGCCATGATCCGGGACGTGCTCGACAGGCTGAAGAGCGACAGGCCGCGGCTGGCCCCGGCGCGAGTCTGGCAAGCTTACGCGCTGCTAGACGATTATCAGGGGGGTCAGCCGATCAACGACCTCACGGCACTGGTGGCGTTGATCCGCCGAGTTTGCGGAATGGACTCAACGCTTTCGCCGTACCGAAATACCGTCCGCCGCAATTTCCAGATCTGGATCATGACGCGCCACAAAGGAAGTGGCGAGAAATTCAACGAGCAGCAGATGGCATGGCTCCACATGATCCGCGACCACATCATCACATCATTCCATCTCGACCGCAGCGATCTGGATATGGCTCCATTTGACAGCCAAGGCGGCATGGGGCAGATGTACAAGCTGTTCGGCGACCGGATGGACGACGTGATTGGCGAGTTGAATGAGGCGCTGGCGGCGTAG
- a CDS encoding restriction endonuclease subunit S, translating to MTLGISPSEIVGQGTYQLLCKASHWERIPLSQVAEVQNGFAFQSAYFDRENGVPLIRIRDIQGIHTEHRYFGEFDERYKVCSGDILVGMDGDFRVARWKGEEGLLNQRVCRIQNQSNLFDGRFLFLCLQPYLNAINAETSSVTVKHLSSKTIEAIPLPLPPLNEQHRIVTRIEELFSELDKGVKNLEKAREQLKIYRQAILKHAFEGKLTAQWREGNKDQLDNPEQLLARIKQERSARYERQLNEWKAAGAEGRKPKAPKSLPDLTAEELGELSELPDGWSWTRFGLLDIELRRGPFGSSITKSMFVPSGFKVYQQGNAIYRDASRGSYFINEEKYRELSGFAALPGDFIVSCAGTVGRIFELPESSVPGVINQALMRVRINDSILDRRFFVRLFESAFFQRKVLSDAKGTAMVNLAGIKQLNLVPVAICSLGEQEAINELLDTRLAEVDQCEQVITFSLQRAEFLRQSILKKAFSGQLVAQDSDDEPASVLLEQINAEREKVRKSVETARKARKMRTTA from the coding sequence ATGACCTTAGGTATTTCGCCGAGTGAAATAGTAGGCCAGGGCACCTACCAGCTTCTATGCAAGGCTTCGCATTGGGAAAGGATTCCTCTGTCACAAGTAGCCGAAGTCCAAAATGGCTTCGCATTCCAGTCTGCATACTTCGATAGAGAAAACGGGGTCCCGCTAATTCGAATTAGGGACATTCAAGGAATTCATACAGAACACCGCTACTTTGGAGAATTTGACGAACGGTACAAAGTTTGTTCTGGAGATATTCTCGTAGGGATGGATGGAGACTTTAGGGTCGCGCGCTGGAAAGGTGAAGAGGGTCTGTTGAACCAGCGCGTGTGCAGAATTCAGAATCAAAGCAATCTCTTTGATGGCAGATTCCTATTTCTTTGCCTGCAACCGTATCTAAACGCAATAAACGCTGAGACTTCATCTGTGACGGTAAAGCACTTGTCATCCAAGACTATCGAGGCAATTCCACTTCCACTTCCACCGCTCAACGAGCAACACCGCATAGTCACCAGGATCGAAGAACTGTTCTCCGAATTGGACAAGGGCGTCAAAAATCTGGAGAAGGCGCGCGAGCAGCTCAAAATCTATCGCCAAGCCATCCTGAAACACGCCTTCGAAGGCAAGCTCACAGCGCAATGGCGCGAAGGAAATAAAGACCAGCTAGATAACCCTGAGCAATTGCTAGCGCGTATCAAACAGGAACGTTCGGCTCGCTACGAACGGCAACTCAACGAATGGAAAGCCGCTGGGGCAGAGGGTCGCAAACCTAAAGCCCCGAAATCTCTACCCGATCTCACTGCTGAGGAATTGGGCGAATTGTCTGAGCTACCGGATGGATGGAGTTGGACTCGTTTCGGTTTGCTCGACATAGAACTAAGACGGGGACCATTCGGAAGTTCGATTACAAAGAGCATGTTTGTTCCGAGCGGCTTTAAGGTCTATCAACAAGGGAATGCCATTTACCGAGACGCCTCACGAGGCAGCTACTTCATCAACGAGGAAAAGTATAGAGAATTATCGGGATTTGCTGCTTTGCCTGGCGATTTCATAGTGAGTTGTGCTGGAACGGTAGGCAGAATTTTTGAACTTCCAGAAAGCTCGGTGCCGGGAGTGATAAATCAGGCCCTAATGCGAGTACGCATCAACGACTCGATCCTCGATAGGCGCTTCTTTGTTAGGTTATTTGAGTCTGCCTTTTTTCAACGGAAAGTGCTTTCAGACGCTAAAGGCACGGCGATGGTGAATTTGGCGGGAATCAAACAGCTTAATTTAGTTCCAGTTGCAATTTGCAGCTTGGGCGAACAAGAGGCAATTAACGAATTGCTTGATACACGGCTTGCCGAAGTTGATCAATGCGAACAAGTCATCACTTTCTCACTGCAACGAGCCGAATTTTTGCGCCAATCGATTCTGAAGAAAGCCTTTTCTGGTCAACTCGTAGCGCAGGATTCCGATGATGAGCCGGCATCAGTGCTTTTGGAGCAAATCAACGCGGAGAGGGAGAAGGTTAGAAAGAGTGTGGAAACCGCCAGGAAGGCCAGAAAGATGAGAACTACTGCATGA
- a CDS encoding SAM-dependent DNA methyltransferase yields the protein MNSAPIVSKVWSFCHTLRDDGVGYGDYLEQLTYLIFLKMADEYSKPPYNRDLGIPAEHKWTSLKSRKGAELEDHYVATLRKLGTKKGLLGQIYVSAQNKIQDPAKLYRLIAMIDDASWVTMGADIKGDIYESLLEKNAEDTKSGAGQYFTPRALIRAMVECVRPEPGKRIADPACGTGGFFLAAYDFITNPDNFKLDKEQKAFLKFEAFHGNEIVVNTRRLCLMNMFLHNIGEIEGGAPISPNDSLVADAGERFDYVLANPPFGKKSSMSFTNEEGEQQKDDLTYNRQDFWATTSNKQLNFVQHIRTMLKTTGRAAVVVPDNVLFEGGAGETIRKKLLDNTDLHTILRLPTGVFYAQGVKANVIFFDNHEASPNPWTKQVWYYDYRTNIHHTLKKKPMRFEHLSDFIDCYNPQNRHQREATWDEEKAPEGRWRSYSYEELTARDKTSLDIFWLKDKSLTDLDNLPEPDDLAAEIIENLEAGLNSFREVLAGLERSPDR from the coding sequence ATGAACAGCGCCCCCATCGTTTCCAAGGTCTGGAGCTTTTGTCATACGCTGCGCGATGACGGGGTGGGTTATGGCGACTACCTAGAGCAACTGACCTACCTGATATTCCTTAAAATGGCGGACGAATATTCCAAGCCGCCCTACAACCGCGATTTAGGCATTCCTGCCGAGCACAAGTGGACTAGCCTGAAGTCAAGGAAAGGCGCGGAGTTGGAAGACCACTATGTCGCCACGCTGCGCAAGCTAGGCACAAAGAAGGGCCTGCTGGGACAGATATACGTCAGCGCCCAGAACAAGATTCAGGATCCGGCAAAACTGTATCGCCTCATCGCCATGATTGACGATGCCAGCTGGGTGACCATGGGCGCAGATATCAAGGGCGACATTTATGAGAGCCTGCTGGAAAAAAATGCTGAGGACACCAAGTCGGGCGCAGGTCAGTATTTCACGCCTCGCGCCCTAATTCGCGCCATGGTCGAATGCGTGCGGCCCGAACCGGGCAAGCGCATCGCTGATCCGGCCTGCGGCACAGGCGGCTTCTTTCTGGCGGCGTACGATTTCATCACCAATCCGGATAACTTCAAGCTCGATAAGGAGCAGAAGGCGTTCTTGAAGTTCGAGGCGTTTCATGGCAACGAGATTGTGGTCAACACGCGACGGCTTTGCCTGATGAACATGTTCCTGCACAACATCGGTGAAATTGAGGGCGGCGCGCCGATATCGCCGAATGACTCTCTGGTCGCCGACGCCGGTGAACGCTTCGATTACGTGCTGGCGAATCCGCCGTTCGGCAAGAAAAGTTCAATGAGCTTCACCAACGAGGAAGGTGAGCAGCAAAAGGATGACTTGACCTACAACCGCCAGGATTTCTGGGCCACCACCTCAAACAAGCAACTCAATTTCGTGCAGCACATCCGAACCATGCTCAAGACCACCGGCCGCGCTGCCGTGGTCGTGCCCGACAACGTGCTGTTTGAAGGCGGCGCCGGCGAGACGATCCGCAAGAAACTGCTGGACAACACCGATCTGCACACCATCCTGCGCCTGCCGACCGGCGTGTTCTACGCGCAAGGCGTAAAGGCCAACGTGATCTTCTTCGACAACCACGAAGCCAGCCCGAATCCCTGGACGAAGCAGGTCTGGTACTACGACTACCGCACCAACATTCACCACACGCTCAAGAAGAAGCCGATGCGCTTCGAGCATCTGTCGGATTTCATCGATTGCTACAACCCGCAGAACCGGCACCAGCGCGAGGCCACATGGGACGAGGAGAAGGCGCCGGAAGGCCGCTGGCGCAGCTACAGCTACGAGGAGCTTACGGCCCGCGACAAGACCAGCCTCGACATCTTCTGGCTCAAGGACAAAAGTCTCACCGATCTCGACAACCTGCCCGAGCCAGACGACCTCGCCGCTGAAATCATCGAGAACTTGGAAGCGGGTCTCAACAGCTTCCGGGAAGTGCTCGCGGGTTTAGAGCGATCCCCTGATCGTTGA
- a CDS encoding transcriptional regulator has product MSFEPREKYLSRLINELRRLPAETTWVEFKENKAKPKDIGEYISSLSNMAALEGKANAYLVWGIEDGTHDLKGTKFEPRKRKVGNEELENWLGRSLTPRLHFLFHELKVEEKRVVLLEIPRATVRPTQFSGVEYIRVGSYQKKLKDHPGLERELWRIFDITPFEALKAMEQVDTGGILDLLDYPAYFDLLSQPLPTDRDGILKRLAEDQIIVSNHAGNWDITNLGAILFAKNLAAFRRLDRKAMRVIVYEGKGRIRTIREQVHHKGYASGFEGLVDFINALLPRNEIIDASLRRNVPMFPELAIRELVANALIHQDFDVTGSGPMVEIFEDRMEITNPGLPLVNIERFLDTPPTSRNESLASLMRRAGICEERGSGIDKVVFETEFMQLPAPIFESPEGHTRAVLFAHREFKKMNRTDRVRACYLHACLRHVERDPMTNSTLRKRFGIEKKNSATASRIIRDALADEQIKPFDPEQGKKFAKYLPFWA; this is encoded by the coding sequence ATGAGCTTTGAACCGAGAGAGAAATACCTTTCTCGTCTGATCAACGAGCTTCGCAGGTTGCCCGCAGAGACGACTTGGGTCGAATTCAAAGAAAACAAAGCCAAACCAAAGGATATCGGAGAGTACATTTCCTCTTTGAGCAATATGGCGGCCTTGGAAGGCAAGGCCAATGCCTACCTGGTTTGGGGCATTGAAGATGGTACGCATGACTTGAAGGGGACAAAGTTCGAGCCAAGAAAGCGGAAGGTCGGCAACGAAGAGCTAGAGAACTGGCTAGGACGATCTTTGACACCAAGACTGCACTTCCTTTTTCACGAACTCAAGGTGGAGGAGAAGCGCGTGGTGCTATTGGAGATCCCCCGGGCAACCGTTCGTCCGACACAATTCTCTGGAGTCGAATACATTCGGGTGGGTTCGTACCAGAAGAAACTGAAGGATCATCCAGGCCTTGAGCGCGAGTTATGGCGCATTTTTGACATTACGCCCTTCGAGGCATTGAAGGCGATGGAGCAAGTAGATACGGGAGGAATTCTCGATCTTCTGGACTATCCAGCATATTTCGACTTGTTGTCGCAGCCATTACCCACTGACCGCGATGGGATTCTGAAGCGGCTGGCAGAAGACCAAATCATTGTTTCAAATCATGCTGGAAATTGGGACATTACCAATCTTGGAGCGATACTCTTCGCAAAAAACCTTGCTGCGTTCAGACGGCTAGATCGAAAGGCTATGCGGGTTATTGTCTATGAGGGGAAAGGACGCATTAGAACCATACGGGAGCAGGTCCACCACAAAGGCTATGCAAGCGGTTTTGAGGGTTTGGTCGATTTCATCAATGCCTTGCTTCCGCGTAATGAGATTATTGATGCGTCCTTGCGTAGAAATGTACCTATGTTTCCCGAATTGGCGATTCGTGAACTGGTTGCCAACGCTCTCATCCATCAGGATTTTGACGTGACCGGCAGCGGACCCATGGTCGAAATATTCGAAGACCGGATGGAGATCACCAATCCCGGTCTGCCGCTGGTAAACATTGAGCGTTTCTTGGACACGCCTCCAACATCACGCAATGAGTCGCTTGCGTCTTTGATGCGGCGTGCGGGTATCTGTGAGGAACGAGGTAGCGGTATTGACAAGGTAGTGTTCGAAACCGAGTTTATGCAGTTACCTGCCCCCATTTTTGAATCTCCAGAGGGTCATACACGTGCTGTCTTGTTTGCCCATCGAGAATTCAAAAAGATGAATCGAACAGATCGCGTGCGAGCCTGTTACCTTCACGCTTGCCTCCGTCATGTCGAGCGCGACCCAATGACGAATTCCACGCTTCGCAAGCGATTTGGCATCGAAAAGAAAAATAGCGCAACTGCGTCCCGAATCATTCGGGACGCCTTGGCGGATGAACAAATCAAACCATTCGACCCGGAGCAGGGAAAGAAATTCGCAAAGTACCTGCCGTTCTGGGCTTGA
- a CDS encoding restriction endonuclease, whose protein sequence is MPTFTNYQTFMLPVLQALANGTETSLADIRERVAAAEGFTKEQVAEEYPSGGSKLAVQVQFALLGLMQASLIDRVRRAVYKLTTDGERLLAQRPARIDDRFLRRYPSFVEWEERVRAQREAQPQHRPSDSRHDALETTPEETMGNAYREMRAILEAEILGRIRDAEPAFLERVVVHLLTAMGYGGGDAALARVTGGSGDEGIDGKIKEDSLGLDEVYIQAKRYARNNRVGIADVRNFAGALDNAGTIKGVFVTTSSFSQAAEDYVAGNPKRIVLIDGEELARLLVHHDVGVRTRANYEIKGIDEDYFELQGL, encoded by the coding sequence ATGCCAACATTTACAAACTATCAAACATTCATGCTGCCCGTTCTGCAGGCACTTGCCAACGGAACTGAGACATCTCTTGCAGATATACGCGAGCGAGTGGCCGCCGCTGAAGGCTTCACAAAAGAACAGGTGGCAGAAGAATATCCAAGTGGGGGATCAAAGCTGGCAGTTCAAGTGCAATTCGCTTTGCTCGGACTAATGCAGGCCAGTCTGATCGATCGGGTTCGCCGCGCAGTCTACAAACTCACTACTGATGGAGAGCGGCTATTAGCGCAGAGACCGGCAAGAATCGACGACCGTTTCCTGCGTCGTTACCCATCTTTCGTCGAATGGGAGGAGCGTGTCAGAGCACAGAGGGAAGCGCAACCGCAGCACCGTCCATCAGACTCAAGACACGACGCGCTCGAGACAACGCCTGAAGAAACGATGGGAAATGCCTACCGGGAAATGCGGGCAATTCTGGAAGCCGAAATACTGGGACGGATTCGTGATGCCGAGCCGGCGTTTCTTGAACGCGTGGTGGTCCATCTGCTGACAGCGATGGGTTACGGCGGTGGTGATGCAGCGCTGGCGCGCGTTACCGGAGGCTCAGGCGACGAAGGCATTGACGGAAAGATAAAGGAAGACTCACTTGGCCTAGACGAAGTCTATATTCAGGCGAAAAGGTATGCCCGCAACAATCGCGTGGGCATTGCGGATGTGCGCAACTTTGCGGGGGCATTGGATAACGCGGGTACCATCAAGGGCGTATTCGTTACCACATCCAGCTTCTCGCAGGCCGCGGAAGACTATGTTGCGGGGAATCCCAAGCGCATTGTGCTGATTGATGGGGAGGAACTGGCCCGCCTGTTGGTTCACCACGATGTCGGCGTTCGAACGAGGGCCAACTACGAAATTAAGGGAATTGATGAAGACTACTTTGAACTGCAGGGTTTGTAG
- a CDS encoding BrnA antitoxin family protein, with protein MRKHNKPLTPRQIADAKDQDIDFSDIPELDDDFWRNAELVEPDRTEQITLRVKRSVLAYFRASGKGYQSRMNRVLESYVRAQEK; from the coding sequence ATGAGAAAACACAATAAACCCCTGACGCCCAGGCAGATCGCGGACGCCAAGGATCAGGACATTGACTTCAGCGACATTCCCGAGCTGGATGACGATTTCTGGCGAAATGCCGAGCTGGTTGAGCCGGACCGGACGGAGCAGATCACCTTGCGCGTCAAGCGTTCCGTGTTGGCCTACTTCAGGGCGTCCGGGAAAGGTTATCAATCCCGGATGAACCGCGTGCTTGAGAGCTACGTGCGCGCCCAGGAAAAATAG